The following coding sequences are from one Collimonas arenae window:
- a CDS encoding TetR/AcrR family transcriptional regulator, producing the protein MSSEKQKSVLDRSLLKPLIRQRIEEAVLDLFSEREFRSVGFGEIASAANVSLQTIYKYYGSKDALLFACLETWLGTLASRMLDHLQGIESCQDKLRKVFWVVLDFFDRNPKVSLLIMNSLQISAWGRDRTFRQPEMMEVLMKTLSDGRAQGVLTDEVDEKILLDYFIGILERLVHMHTMRGEPEALALQSNALFKMLWRAIARPEQA; encoded by the coding sequence ATGTCGTCGGAAAAACAGAAAAGCGTATTGGATCGCTCCTTGCTCAAGCCCTTGATCCGACAGCGGATCGAGGAAGCGGTGCTCGATTTATTTTCGGAACGCGAGTTCCGCAGCGTCGGGTTCGGCGAAATAGCCAGCGCCGCCAACGTATCGTTGCAGACAATTTATAAATACTACGGCAGCAAGGATGCGTTGCTGTTTGCCTGTCTTGAAACCTGGCTTGGCACGTTGGCATCGCGCATGCTCGATCACCTGCAGGGAATCGAAAGCTGTCAGGACAAGCTGCGCAAGGTGTTTTGGGTGGTGCTGGATTTCTTTGATCGCAATCCGAAAGTCAGCCTGCTCATCATGAATTCACTGCAGATCAGTGCATGGGGACGTGACCGTACTTTTCGCCAGCCAGAGATGATGGAAGTGCTAATGAAAACCTTGAGCGACGGTAGGGCGCAAGGCGTCCTGACAGATGAGGTGGATGAAAAAATTCTGTTGGATTATTTCATCGGGATCCTGGAAAGGCTTGTCCACATGCACACCATGCGCGGCGAACCAGAGGCGCTGGCGCTGCAGTCGAATGCGTTGTTCAAGATGTTGTGGCGGGCGATTGCCAGGCCCGAGCAGGCATAG
- a CDS encoding SCP2 sterol-binding domain-containing protein, whose translation MTVNDIIKLMPACLKADAAVNMKNTIQFDISSPMYLRIEDGTCSAHDGVADAPDVALTMADDDLKALLKGELNGAMAFMSGKLKLKGDMMLAQRIPSLFDASKFPAA comes from the coding sequence ATGACAGTCAACGACATCATCAAACTCATGCCGGCGTGCCTGAAGGCCGACGCTGCGGTAAATATGAAAAACACCATTCAGTTCGATATTTCGAGCCCGATGTACTTGCGTATCGAAGATGGAACATGCAGCGCGCATGACGGTGTCGCCGATGCACCCGATGTGGCGCTGACGATGGCCGACGATGATCTGAAGGCATTGCTGAAGGGCGAGCTCAACGGCGCTATGGCGTTCATGAGCGGCAAGTTGAAGTTGAAGGGGGACATGATGCTGGCGCAGCGGATTCCGTCACTGTTCGACGCCAGTAAGTTTCCTGCCGCGTAA
- a CDS encoding AMP-binding protein codes for MEMQKNPVQMMLHWAATKPNMPWLFQPVLGQWKVISRMQGCEQVRRMAAALKAMNWEPGSRICISGRNTAHWLMADLAIAMAGHVSVGMYPKQAVGTTRYIFEHSEAKAVFLGPMPDVDDFMSAIPPSVMTISFPYQDAPTGQAPWDEMVAASVPLEDYQAPPPDQMMTLIYTSGTTGNPKGVMLSYGNVMFAAYSIINLVPALGQERYFSYMPLAHAFERFAISIASCYNGGEVHFMENIDKMGEQLAQVAPTRFFGVPLVYGRLQTAILNKMPQQKLGRLMAVPLLRSVIRRKIRKAIGLQNTRFCLSGAAPIPVALVEWFKRNVGLEILQGCAPTEASVYSSACLHDQNRVGCSWQTAAECRL; via the coding sequence TCAACCGGTTCTGGGTCAATGGAAAGTAATCAGCAGGATGCAAGGCTGTGAGCAAGTTCGGCGCATGGCGGCAGCCTTGAAGGCGATGAACTGGGAACCCGGCAGCCGTATCTGCATTTCTGGACGTAACACCGCGCATTGGTTGATGGCAGACCTGGCGATTGCGATGGCTGGCCACGTCAGTGTCGGCATGTATCCGAAGCAGGCAGTAGGCACCACCCGCTACATATTCGAACACAGCGAAGCCAAGGCGGTATTCCTTGGGCCGATGCCGGATGTCGACGATTTCATGAGTGCCATTCCGCCATCGGTCATGACCATTTCCTTTCCCTATCAGGATGCGCCGACAGGCCAGGCGCCATGGGACGAAATGGTCGCCGCCAGCGTACCGCTGGAGGATTATCAGGCGCCGCCGCCAGATCAGATGATGACGTTGATCTATACCTCGGGAACTACCGGCAATCCGAAAGGTGTGATGCTCAGCTACGGCAACGTCATGTTTGCCGCCTACAGCATTATCAACCTGGTGCCGGCGCTCGGCCAGGAACGTTATTTTTCCTATATGCCGCTGGCGCATGCATTCGAACGGTTCGCGATTTCGATCGCCAGTTGCTATAACGGCGGTGAAGTCCACTTCATGGAAAATATCGACAAGATGGGTGAGCAACTGGCGCAAGTGGCGCCGACCCGTTTCTTTGGCGTGCCGCTGGTATATGGACGGCTACAGACGGCAATCCTGAACAAGATGCCCCAGCAGAAGCTGGGTCGGCTGATGGCGGTTCCTCTACTGCGTAGTGTGATAAGGAGGAAGATTCGCAAAGCGATCGGGCTGCAGAACACACGGTTTTGTCTGTCCGGTGCGGCACCGATTCCGGTTGCGTTGGTTGAATGGTTCAAGCGGAATGTAGGCCTGGAAATTTTGCAAGGCTGCGCGCCGACAGAAGCCTCGGTCTATTCGAGTGCTTGCCTGCACGATCAAAACCGGGTCGGCTGCAGTTGGCAGACCGCCGCAGAATGCCGGCTTTAA
- a CDS encoding acetyl-CoA C-acetyltransferase — MTDAYIFDSVRTPRGKGKKDGSLHQVAPINLLAQLLQALQQRNRLDTSLVDDVVLGCVTPVGEQGADIARSAVLYAGWDQSVAGVTQSRFCASGLESINLAAMKVMSGQEQLVVAGGVESMSRWPMGSDGGAWFMDPRVNQSTGFAPQGIGADLIATLENFSRADVDNFALQSQQKAALARAEGRFNKSLIPVKDLNGMMILDHDEYIRAQTTLENLAALKPAFEQMGQMGFDATALRKYTTVEKINHVHHAGNSSGIVDGAALALVGSKEMGEKLGLRPRARVVSVAVTGSEPTIMLTGIAPAARKALAKAGMNAKDIDLFEINEAFAAVVMRAVRDLDIDPQRVNVNGGSIAMGHPLGATGAIILGTALDELERSGKSTALISLCVGGGMGIATIIERT, encoded by the coding sequence ATGACTGATGCCTATATTTTCGATTCCGTACGTACGCCGCGCGGCAAGGGCAAGAAGGACGGCAGCCTGCACCAGGTGGCGCCGATCAATCTGCTGGCTCAGTTGCTGCAGGCGCTTCAACAACGCAACCGCCTTGACACCTCCCTTGTCGACGATGTTGTACTGGGTTGTGTAACGCCGGTCGGCGAGCAAGGCGCGGATATTGCGCGAAGCGCGGTACTGTACGCCGGCTGGGATCAATCGGTGGCTGGGGTGACGCAATCGCGCTTCTGTGCCTCTGGGCTGGAGTCGATCAACCTGGCGGCGATGAAGGTCATGTCCGGCCAGGAGCAACTGGTAGTTGCCGGCGGCGTCGAAAGCATGTCGCGCTGGCCGATGGGATCGGATGGCGGTGCCTGGTTCATGGATCCGCGCGTCAACCAGAGCACCGGCTTCGCACCGCAAGGCATCGGCGCCGACCTCATCGCGACGCTGGAAAATTTCTCTCGCGCCGATGTCGACAACTTTGCACTGCAGTCGCAACAAAAAGCGGCACTGGCCCGTGCTGAGGGTCGCTTCAACAAATCGCTGATTCCGGTGAAAGACTTGAACGGCATGATGATCCTGGATCATGACGAATACATCCGCGCACAAACCACACTGGAAAATCTGGCGGCATTGAAACCGGCGTTCGAGCAGATGGGGCAAATGGGCTTCGACGCCACTGCGCTACGCAAATACACGACCGTCGAAAAAATCAACCATGTGCACCATGCCGGCAACTCCTCGGGAATCGTCGACGGCGCAGCATTGGCGCTGGTCGGCAGCAAGGAAATGGGCGAGAAATTGGGGCTCAGGCCACGGGCGCGGGTCGTCTCGGTCGCCGTCACCGGTTCAGAGCCGACCATCATGCTGACCGGCATTGCGCCGGCGGCGCGCAAGGCGCTGGCCAAGGCCGGCATGAACGCCAAGGATATCGACCTGTTTGAAATCAACGAGGCGTTTGCTGCAGTCGTGATGCGCGCCGTCCGCGACCTCGACATCGACCCGCAACGCGTCAACGTCAACGGCGGCTCAATCGCCATGGGACATCCGCTGGGCGCTACCGGCGCCATCATCCTCGGCACCGCGCTCGACGAACTGGAGCGCAGCGGAAAGTCCACCGCATTGATCTCGCTTTGCGTCGGCGGCGGCATGGGTATCGCCACCATCATCGAACGAACTTAA
- a CDS encoding AMP-binding protein — MSDDGEILFKHPGLMLGYYKDPESTRAAFTEDGYLRTGDKGRVDEDGFLYITGRVKDIFKTAKGKYVAPAPIECSLARNTDIENLLFIGSGLKQPVMAVTLTAAARSKPRAEVEQQLIADMETVNAKLEPHEKIAKCVVLKDAWSIDNGLMTPTMKVKRGEVEKRYGALIEQELQVRNAVGWE, encoded by the coding sequence TTGTCCGACGACGGTGAAATTCTGTTCAAGCACCCTGGATTGATGCTCGGCTATTACAAGGATCCCGAGAGTACCCGCGCGGCATTTACCGAGGATGGCTATCTGCGCACCGGCGATAAAGGACGGGTGGACGAAGACGGTTTTCTGTATATTACCGGTCGCGTCAAAGATATCTTCAAGACCGCTAAGGGGAAATATGTGGCGCCGGCGCCGATCGAATGTTCGCTGGCGCGCAACACCGATATCGAAAACCTGCTGTTCATCGGTTCCGGCCTGAAGCAGCCGGTGATGGCTGTCACGTTGACCGCCGCCGCCCGCAGCAAGCCACGTGCCGAGGTGGAGCAGCAGTTGATCGCCGATATGGAAACGGTCAACGCTAAGCTGGAGCCGCACGAGAAAATTGCCAAGTGCGTCGTGCTTAAGGATGCCTGGAGCATCGATAACGGCTTGATGACGCCGACCATGAAGGTCAAGCGAGGTGAAGTTGAAAAACGCTATGGTGCGCTGATCGAGCAGGAACTGCAGGTGCGCAATGCGGTAGGTTGGGAGTGA
- a CDS encoding superoxide dismutase, translating to MAHTLPPLPYGLDELAPHISKETLEFHYGKHHQTYVTNLNNLIPGTEFENAALEDIVKKSSGGIFNNAAQIWNHTFYWHSLAPQSKGGGSAPTGALADAINAKWGSFDKFKEELTKTAVGTFGSGWAWLVKNADGSLGLVSTSNAATPLTTDAKPLITVDVWEHAYYIDYRNARPKYLEAFWALANWEFASKNFA from the coding sequence ATGGCACACACTCTCCCGCCTCTGCCGTACGGTCTGGATGAACTGGCACCGCACATCTCCAAGGAAACCCTGGAATTTCACTACGGTAAGCACCACCAAACCTATGTGACCAACCTGAACAACCTGATCCCAGGTACCGAATTCGAAAACGCCGCCCTGGAAGATATCGTCAAGAAATCGTCCGGCGGCATTTTCAACAATGCAGCGCAAATCTGGAACCACACTTTCTACTGGCACAGCCTGGCGCCGCAAAGCAAAGGTGGCGGCAGCGCACCAACCGGCGCATTGGCAGATGCGATCAACGCCAAGTGGGGTTCGTTCGACAAGTTCAAGGAAGAACTGACCAAGACTGCGGTCGGCACTTTCGGTTCCGGCTGGGCCTGGCTGGTGAAAAACGCCGACGGTTCGCTCGGTCTGGTATCGACATCCAACGCCGCCACGCCACTGACTACCGACGCTAAGCCACTGATCACTGTCGACGTCTGGGAACACGCTTACTACATCGACTACCGCAATGCCCGTCCAAAATACCTGGAAGCATTCTGGGCATTGGCTAACTGGGAATTTGCTTCGAAGAATTTCGCATAA